A part of Candidatus Bathyarchaeota archaeon genomic DNA contains:
- the rpsJ gene encoding 30S ribosomal protein S10, producing MPGKARIRLSSKDPQHVISICEEIKKIADRTAVKLKGPIPLPTKKLVVPTRKTPCGQGTRTWDRWEMRIHKRLIDVDPNERFLKRLMRIRTPDDVFIEIELL from the coding sequence ATGCCTGGAAAAGCAAGAATTAGACTCTCAAGCAAGGATCCCCAGCATGTAATCTCGATCTGTGAAGAAATAAAAAAGATCGCGGACAGAACTGCTGTTAAATTAAAGGGACCAATTCCATTACCTACAAAGAAACTTGTTGTACCTACTAGAAAGACTCCTTGTGGGCAAGGTACACGCACGTGGGACAGGTGGGAAATGAGGATACATAAGCGTTTAATAGATGTGGATCCAAACGAACGCTTCTTGAAGAGATTAATGAGAATAAGAACTCCTGATGATGTATTCATTGAGATAGAATTGTTGTAG
- a CDS encoding metallophosphoesterase, which produces MKIITFSDLHGDTHSAEVIAKEIEKFDFAIFCGDFSTFDERVEQVANAIGKAENLLVVPGNHETDKEVELVCQKYDWKFLHGKIFSYDSYTFCGCGGSSPTPFNTPFEFDEDDLESILQDFKRISNKIILITHCPPYGTSLDRTFSGEHAGSKAIREFIEEKQPLLNICGHIHENAGKEDLLGRTRLVCVGKEGFPLTL; this is translated from the coding sequence ATGAAAATAATAACTTTTTCTGATTTACATGGAGACACTCATTCAGCAGAGGTTATTGCAAAAGAGATAGAAAAATTTGATTTTGCAATTTTTTGTGGAGACTTTTCTACCTTCGATGAGAGAGTTGAACAAGTTGCAAATGCAATCGGAAAAGCAGAGAATCTTCTCGTAGTCCCCGGTAATCATGAGACTGATAAAGAGGTAGAACTTGTTTGCCAAAAATATGATTGGAAGTTTCTTCATGGTAAAATTTTTAGTTATGATAGCTACACATTCTGTGGTTGCGGTGGATCTTCCCCTACTCCATTTAATACTCCATTTGAATTTGATGAAGATGATTTAGAAAGTATATTGCAGGATTTCAAAAGAATTAGTAATAAAATTATTTTGATTACTCATTGCCCTCCTTACGGTACATCATTAGATAGGACATTTTCAGGTGAACATGCGGGATCAAAAGCAATAAGAGAATTCATAGAAGAAAAGCAGCCACTTTTGAATATTTGCGGTCACATCCATGAAAATGCAGGAAAAGAAGATCTATTGGGAAGAACCAGACTTGTATGTGTTGGGAAAGAAGGATTTCCATTAACATTATGA
- the tuf gene encoding translation elongation factor EF-1 subunit alpha has product MSKSEKPHLNMIVVGHVDHGKSTLVGHLLFDTGNVDQKTIDAYAKESEKLGSGDTFKFAWVLDTIKEERERGVTIDLAFKKFETDKLFFTIIDAPGHRDFIKNMITGTSQADCAILTISAKKGEFEVGIGPGGQAREHAYLARTLGVNQLLVAISKMDDTTVKFAQDRYEECKKEIESLLKVVGYDSSKIQFVPVSGWTGDNLTKPSEKMSWYKGPTLLDVLNTFTPPPKPTDKPLRIPIQDVYSITGIGSVPVGRVETGVLKAGDKLVFEPAGAAGECKSIETHHTEIPEAGPGDNIGFNVRGLEKGAIRRGDVAGHPDKPPSVVNEFLGQVIIISHPTAVAKGYTPVLHAHTTTIAATFTEILQKIDARSGQVIEENPAFLKAGDAAIVKIRVVKPIVLEPYSEIPHLGRFAIRDMGMTIGVGVVKEITEKAEKTKKAK; this is encoded by the coding sequence ATGAGTAAGTCAGAGAAACCGCATCTGAACATGATCGTAGTTGGTCATGTGGACCATGGAAAGAGTACATTAGTAGGTCATCTTCTCTTTGATACAGGTAATGTGGACCAAAAGACTATCGATGCCTATGCAAAGGAGTCAGAGAAACTTGGTTCCGGTGATACATTCAAGTTCGCTTGGGTCCTTGACACCATAAAAGAAGAGAGAGAAAGAGGAGTGACTATAGACCTTGCGTTTAAGAAATTTGAAACAGATAAACTATTCTTCACGATTATTGACGCTCCAGGCCACAGAGACTTTATCAAGAATATGATTACAGGAACAAGCCAAGCAGATTGTGCCATTCTGACGATATCTGCGAAGAAAGGCGAGTTCGAGGTTGGTATCGGTCCAGGTGGACAGGCAAGAGAGCATGCTTATCTTGCAAGAACATTGGGTGTTAACCAATTATTGGTAGCCATCTCCAAGATGGACGATACAACGGTCAAATTCGCTCAAGATAGGTATGAAGAATGTAAGAAAGAGATCGAGTCACTGTTAAAAGTTGTTGGTTATGATTCATCTAAAATACAATTCGTGCCGGTCTCCGGATGGACAGGTGATAATCTTACAAAACCAAGTGAAAAGATGTCGTGGTACAAAGGACCTACTCTGCTAGACGTATTGAATACATTCACACCTCCACCAAAGCCTACTGATAAACCATTAAGAATTCCAATACAGGACGTATACTCCATTACAGGTATTGGTAGCGTTCCTGTAGGAAGAGTAGAAACAGGTGTGTTAAAGGCAGGAGACAAATTAGTTTTTGAGCCTGCTGGAGCTGCAGGAGAGTGCAAATCAATAGAGACCCACCATACGGAAATTCCTGAAGCAGGTCCAGGTGATAATATAGGTTTCAACGTGAGAGGACTCGAAAAAGGTGCTATAAGACGTGGAGATGTTGCAGGCCATCCTGATAAACCGCCTTCTGTAGTCAATGAGTTCCTAGGCCAAGTGATAATCATATCTCATCCAACTGCTGTTGCTAAAGGTTATACACCAGTTTTGCACGCACACACTACAACAATTGCAGCAACATTCACCGAGATTTTGCAGAAAATTGATGCAAGAAGTGGACAAGTGATCGAGGAGAATCCAGCATTCTTGAAAGCAGGGGATGCAGCTATAGTAAAGATAAGAGTAGTAAAGCCTATCGTCCTTGAACCATATTCTGAAATTCCTCACCTTGGAAGATTTGCAATAAGAGATATGGGAATGACAATAGGTGTTGGTGTAGTCAAAGAGATAACAGAAAAGGCAGAAAAAACAAAGAAAGCGAAATAA
- a CDS encoding 30S ribosomal protein S7: MSKSEKKQSEVLLFGKWSMEGIEVQDPGLKEYINLDPCFIPHSGGRHEHQRFRKSKVNVVERLVNNLMRRGLCGGKKAKAIGMVRNALEIINLKTGKNPVDILIRAMENTAPSEDVTRVSYGGVVYPIAVDVSPQRRVDITLRLLANGTRQATFSNPKTIDECLADELIAAANKDSKSYSIKKKDEMERIALSSR; the protein is encoded by the coding sequence TTGAGTAAATCGGAAAAAAAGCAATCCGAAGTTTTGCTCTTCGGTAAATGGAGTATGGAAGGCATAGAGGTCCAAGACCCAGGATTGAAGGAGTACATAAACCTTGATCCTTGTTTTATTCCTCATAGTGGAGGAAGGCATGAACATCAAAGATTTAGGAAATCCAAAGTTAATGTTGTCGAAAGACTAGTAAACAACTTGATGAGACGTGGTTTATGTGGTGGAAAAAAAGCAAAAGCCATAGGAATGGTCAGAAACGCTTTGGAAATCATCAATTTAAAGACTGGCAAGAATCCTGTCGATATTCTGATTAGAGCAATGGAGAATACTGCTCCAAGCGAAGATGTTACTAGAGTCTCATATGGGGGAGTTGTTTATCCAATCGCCGTTGATGTTTCTCCTCAACGTAGAGTTGACATCACATTGAGACTTTTAGCAAATGGAACAAGGCAAGCAACTTTCAGCAACCCAAAAACCATTGATGAATGTCTCGCAGATGAGTTAATTGCTGCGGCTAACAAAGATAGTAAGAGCTATTCTATAAAAAAGAAGGATGAAATGGAGAGGATTGCGCTTTCATCACGATAG
- a CDS encoding TIGR00269 family protein, with the protein MKLHCDLCGNKNIFYNRTYEGVKFCKKCFKKNIEEKVRRNISKHSMLSHDDRVAVGVSGGKDSLTLLSILHKLSKKHPRSELIAVTIDEGIRNYREEAIKLAEEFCKKLELEQFVFSFKELFGKTLDELVLEKKDELSECSYCGILRRRALDEAGKRVKANKIATAHNLDDEIQTFLLNVFHGGIERIARLNVQIPNGQNAFIRKIKPFSEVYEKEVALYAYVSEFKFQTIPCPYAANCLRNDIRSMLNQLEEKHPGAKYSCYRSKERLTDVLKKHSRNLEIKNCRICKSPSSSDICEVCKTLCRVSI; encoded by the coding sequence ATGAAATTGCATTGCGACTTATGCGGAAACAAAAACATCTTCTACAATAGAACTTATGAGGGAGTAAAATTCTGTAAAAAATGCTTCAAGAAAAATATTGAGGAAAAAGTCCGCAGAAATATATCAAAGCATTCCATGCTATCACATGATGATCGAGTAGCTGTTGGAGTATCTGGAGGTAAAGATAGTTTAACGCTTCTATCAATCTTACATAAATTATCTAAAAAACATCCTCGATCAGAATTAATTGCAGTAACCATTGATGAAGGAATAAGAAATTATAGAGAAGAGGCCATTAAACTTGCAGAAGAATTCTGCAAAAAATTGGAATTGGAACAATTTGTTTTTTCTTTTAAAGAGCTTTTTGGTAAAACATTGGATGAACTAGTATTAGAAAAGAAAGACGAGCTAAGTGAGTGTTCTTATTGTGGAATTCTAAGAAGAAGAGCCTTGGACGAAGCAGGTAAAAGAGTAAAAGCAAACAAAATAGCTACAGCCCATAACTTAGACGATGAAATCCAGACATTTCTATTGAATGTCTTCCATGGTGGGATCGAAAGAATAGCTAGATTGAATGTTCAGATCCCTAATGGCCAAAACGCCTTTATTAGGAAAATAAAACCATTTAGTGAAGTATATGAAAAGGAAGTAGCCTTATATGCTTACGTTTCAGAATTTAAATTTCAAACTATTCCATGCCCATACGCAGCTAACTGTCTTAGAAATGACATTAGAAGCATGTTAAATCAATTAGAGGAAAAACATCCTGGGGCCAAATATTCTTGCTACAGGTCAAAGGAAAGATTAACCGATGTTTTGAAAAAACATTCTAGAAATCTTGAAATCAAAAATTGTAGAATTTGTAAATCACCTTCAAGTTCCGATATTTGCGAGGTGTGCAAGACTCTTTGCAGGGTAAGCATATAA
- a CDS encoding twin-arginine translocase subunit TatC, with translation MSDGNETTESRMSIWEHLGELLSRLKIILFSVLISGLLIGFFPTNLEEILSSFDFSSPTILNYTPFISIIMERMKSDLLPSGAELIAGNLMDTAYIYLILSFMVGIVVCSPLIAYELYTFFNPALLKSERKTMGKYIFAFLALFAFGIVLGYTMILPLTFRIIMWFIYTAGALPYINIKDFFMMVITLIMGSGLLYTAPIFLVLLAQKGIITSKHLTDNRKMIYVGFLVVIAVITPDPTIITDLIIMVPFIAVFEMAIVFSRRVEKKPNNE, from the coding sequence TTGAGTGATGGAAACGAAACCACTGAATCTAGAATGTCCATATGGGAACATCTGGGCGAATTACTTTCTAGGCTTAAAATAATACTTTTCTCTGTTTTGATTTCAGGCTTGTTAATAGGATTCTTTCCCACAAATCTTGAAGAGATACTTTCTTCATTCGATTTCTCTTCTCCAACTATCTTGAATTATACCCCATTCATATCCATCATTATGGAAAGGATGAAGTCTGATCTTCTTCCAAGCGGTGCAGAGTTGATAGCAGGAAATCTAATGGATACAGCCTACATATACTTGATACTATCGTTTATGGTTGGGATAGTGGTATGTTCCCCACTGATAGCTTATGAGCTATATACGTTCTTCAACCCAGCATTATTAAAATCTGAAAGGAAAACGATGGGAAAATATATCTTCGCATTCCTCGCTCTATTTGCATTCGGCATTGTGCTTGGCTATACAATGATATTACCTTTGACTTTTCGAATAATTATGTGGTTCATTTATACAGCTGGGGCATTGCCTTATATCAATATAAAAGACTTCTTCATGATGGTCATAACATTGATAATGGGTTCTGGCCTTTTGTATACAGCACCGATCTTTCTTGTACTATTAGCTCAGAAAGGAATAATTACTTCAAAGCATCTAACTGATAACAGAAAGATGATCTATGTAGGTTTTCTAGTAGTAATAGCCGTTATTACTCCTGATCCTACAATAATCACTGATCTGATTATAATGGTACCGTTTATCGCAGTCTTTGAAATGGCGATCGTATTTTCTAGAAGAGTTGAGAAAAAACCGAATAACGAATAA
- a CDS encoding peptidoglycan DD-metalloendopeptidase family protein — MTAGIGITAAAGIGYLNKDHWSQFIQNIYATTPSMAPVPAQTIEPLSTTASDKVDLELLLFHDYSGDGVKQDDEPVIKDASFDVMDENGEKVLEGIEGNGNGIYILDDLVDGKKYSIQMTDTKYGYISLSNIGFVSVNDYDFIANQYAARESLGLMEGFLTLPFNKRTREYRSRLYVNISHASKPIDWKGGVQTYQREDYKHTGTDLFIRQGTPVLAAAPGNIYYFKHARNNGTGGHLLILEHMDGYYTVYNHLSEIRRGIFRRGLFTGRGEIIGWSGIGTNGGQHLHFGVQKPYNNGIDPYRSLVQGLGSKVSLWTKDNEPQYPITED; from the coding sequence TTGACAGCAGGAATTGGAATTACAGCTGCAGCTGGAATAGGATATTTAAATAAAGATCACTGGAGTCAATTTATCCAAAATATTTATGCTACAACGCCGTCCATGGCACCCGTCCCTGCTCAAACTATAGAACCCTTATCAACAACGGCTTCAGATAAAGTTGACTTAGAATTATTACTATTCCATGACTATTCTGGAGATGGAGTAAAACAGGATGATGAGCCAGTAATTAAAGATGCTAGTTTTGATGTTATGGATGAGAATGGCGAAAAGGTTCTTGAAGGAATTGAAGGAAATGGAAATGGAATTTATATATTAGATGATTTGGTAGATGGAAAAAAATATTCAATTCAAATGACGGATACCAAATATGGATATATTTCGCTTTCGAATATCGGTTTTGTATCCGTTAATGATTACGATTTTATTGCTAATCAATATGCAGCTAGGGAATCACTTGGGTTAATGGAGGGATTTTTAACTTTACCATTTAACAAAAGGACTAGAGAATATCGTTCACGACTTTATGTCAACATCAGTCATGCTTCAAAACCAATTGATTGGAAAGGAGGCGTACAAACATATCAGAGAGAAGATTATAAACATACAGGAACAGATCTCTTCATAAGGCAAGGAACGCCGGTCTTAGCAGCAGCACCTGGAAATATTTACTATTTCAAACATGCGAGAAATAACGGAACAGGTGGGCATCTATTAATACTTGAACATATGGATGGATATTATACGGTTTATAATCACCTATCAGAAATTCGGAGAGGAATTTTTAGACGTGGTTTATTCACTGGCCGTGGAGAAATAATTGGGTGGTCCGGTATTGGGACAAATGGAGGTCAACATCTTCATTTCGGAGTACAAAAACCGTATAACAATGGAATTGATCCGTATAGATCACTAGTTCAAGGTTTAGGCAGTAAAGTATCTTTATGGACGAAAGATAACGAACCTCAGTATCCAATAACAGAAGATTAG
- a CDS encoding cytochrome c: protein MINRKFIWIAIILVVSIGIYYFITLGFESKLNSNYETDNESLLLQGERAYREHCMRCHGRKGAGGIAPPLLAYNADRDAIQKGKLNEGMPSFEKILSPDEISSILEYLKS, encoded by the coding sequence TTGATTAATCGTAAATTCATTTGGATTGCTATAATTCTTGTTGTATCGATTGGGATATATTATTTTATAACGCTTGGATTTGAATCAAAACTTAATTCAAATTATGAAACAGACAATGAATCCTTATTATTGCAGGGCGAAAGGGCATACAGGGAGCATTGCATGAGATGCCATGGAAGGAAAGGGGCAGGGGGTATTGCACCTCCACTTTTAGCATACAATGCAGACAGAGATGCGATACAAAAGGGTAAGTTAAATGAAGGTATGCCTTCATTTGAAAAAATACTTTCACCGGATGAAATTTCGTCAATACTAGAATATCTTAAATCTTAA
- a CDS encoding site-2 protease family protein yields the protein MPEWIDYILYFFLIWIIIYLGYERFGKKNKNIIVQPFHLMIRTSRLNNWIKKLASYNKNLSRKIFNLGIVVGAGLIIFILYLLLRNLGLLFERPEQAMAIVPLVPGLTISLKTFPYILVALFIALITHELAHGIAGSIDGIPIKSSGVLLFAVIGGAFVEYDEKRLNKAKLMTKLRVFAAGTYANIIAFVFVTLLLMGFTLAITPFYDTNSSGVLISELVVDGPAEQAGLTEWDIIYALNGTSIEGLDGLTDYMTNIRPNALLIANTSSGFFEIKTQPHPTNSSRAAIGIRVQQFDNYEPKFSWLPRSLPYHLLMTGSWTSMILLSLAAINMMPLYPFDGDKFLNSLFEKFFPKYSKPIRISFNVICFIILFSNIIIYILLFGLVRF from the coding sequence TTGCCTGAATGGATAGATTATATTTTATATTTTTTCCTAATCTGGATAATTATTTACTTAGGATATGAACGATTTGGAAAGAAGAATAAAAATATCATTGTTCAACCTTTCCATTTAATGATAAGAACCTCTCGTCTTAACAACTGGATCAAGAAATTAGCTAGTTATAATAAGAATTTGAGCAGAAAAATATTCAATCTTGGCATCGTTGTTGGAGCAGGTCTGATAATATTCATATTATATCTTTTATTAAGAAATCTTGGGCTATTGTTTGAGAGGCCAGAACAGGCTATGGCGATTGTGCCTTTGGTACCCGGCCTTACAATAAGTCTAAAAACATTTCCTTATATTTTGGTTGCCTTATTTATTGCCCTAATAACCCATGAATTAGCACATGGAATTGCGGGCTCAATTGATGGCATACCGATAAAATCTTCAGGTGTATTATTATTTGCCGTTATAGGAGGTGCCTTTGTCGAGTATGATGAGAAACGTTTGAATAAAGCCAAGCTCATGACTAAATTAAGGGTTTTTGCAGCTGGAACATATGCTAACATCATCGCATTCGTTTTTGTTACCCTCCTGTTAATGGGCTTTACTTTAGCAATAACTCCATTCTATGATACAAATTCCTCTGGAGTTCTAATATCTGAACTAGTTGTTGATGGACCGGCTGAGCAAGCAGGTTTAACGGAATGGGACATAATATATGCATTAAATGGTACTAGCATAGAAGGCTTAGATGGTCTCACTGATTATATGACAAATATCCGCCCAAATGCCCTTCTGATTGCGAACACAAGTTCTGGATTTTTCGAAATCAAAACTCAACCACACCCCACTAATTCTAGTAGAGCAGCTATTGGGATCAGAGTTCAGCAATTCGACAATTATGAGCCAAAATTTAGTTGGTTGCCCAGGTCATTGCCATATCATCTATTAATGACAGGATCTTGGACTTCAATGATACTGTTATCGCTTGCGGCCATTAATATGATGCCCCTTTACCCATTTGATGGTGATAAATTTCTAAATTCTCTTTTTGAGAAGTTCTTTCCCAAGTATTCAAAACCAATAAGAATATCATTCAATGTTATTTGCTTCATTATCTTATTTTCCAATATTATTATTTACATACTATTATTCGGTTTAGTAAGGTTCTAG
- a CDS encoding aldo/keto reductase: MKEKILGKTRIKVNVLGFGGIPIQRISEEEAIKVINHCYDLGINFFDTARCYTVSEERVGKALENVRDNVILATKSLGRTKEDLINDLETSLRDLRTDVIDVFQLHNVSIKETWEQITSQNGALEALYKAHDEGKVRHIGITSHNTSILTEIIKEQIFETVQVPFNYLSTLPAEELLNLCKKLNIGNIIMKPIGGGAFNSASTALKYILREENVDVVIPGMMSIYEVEENVKIASGSYDLSSEELEIIENDKTELGNQFCRTCDYCQPCPQEINISFALNLATILKRMGYSSRFEELYQDIKSKASTCIECGECEARCPYHLPIRKLLPARIKSFEKSLKD, encoded by the coding sequence TTGAAAGAAAAAATTCTTGGAAAAACTAGAATTAAAGTTAATGTTTTAGGTTTCGGTGGAATACCAATACAGAGAATCTCAGAGGAGGAAGCAATTAAGGTAATTAACCACTGCTATGATCTAGGCATCAATTTTTTTGATACTGCCAGATGTTATACAGTCAGTGAAGAAAGGGTCGGCAAAGCTCTAGAGAATGTACGAGATAATGTAATCCTTGCAACAAAGTCTTTAGGTAGGACAAAGGAGGATCTAATAAACGATCTTGAGACTAGCCTAAGAGATCTTAGAACAGATGTGATAGATGTCTTTCAGCTTCATAATGTATCGATAAAAGAAACTTGGGAACAGATTACATCACAAAACGGAGCCTTAGAAGCTTTGTATAAAGCACATGATGAAGGAAAGGTAAGGCATATAGGAATCACAAGTCACAACACATCTATTCTAACAGAAATCATAAAAGAGCAAATATTCGAGACAGTTCAGGTCCCTTTTAATTATCTATCAACCTTACCAGCTGAAGAATTACTAAATTTATGCAAGAAATTGAATATTGGTAATATAATCATGAAGCCTATTGGTGGAGGCGCTTTTAACAGTGCAAGTACTGCTTTAAAATATATACTTAGAGAAGAAAATGTAGACGTTGTTATCCCAGGCATGATGAGCATTTATGAGGTTGAGGAAAACGTAAAAATCGCATCAGGTTCTTATGATCTCAGTTCAGAAGAATTAGAAATTATTGAAAATGACAAAACTGAACTTGGAAATCAATTCTGCAGAACTTGCGATTACTGTCAACCTTGCCCCCAAGAGATAAACATATCCTTTGCATTAAATTTAGCTACGATATTAAAACGGATGGGTTATTCCTCTAGATTTGAGGAGCTATATCAAGATATCAAAAGCAAGGCTTCTACATGCATTGAATGTGGAGAGTGTGAAGCTAGGTGCCCATATCATCTTCCAATACGTAAGCTTCTTCCTGCTAGGATCAAATCTTTTGAGAAGAGTCTAAAAGATTAA
- a CDS encoding DUF5652 family protein: protein MLFDFISSWILIIIPLMIWSYFWKILGLWFSARNNEKIWFIIFIFVNLLGILELYYLYSRKCWPFKPKR from the coding sequence ATGTTGTTTGATTTTATCTCTTCATGGATTTTAATAATAATTCCGTTAATGATCTGGAGTTATTTCTGGAAAATCTTAGGACTTTGGTTTTCAGCAAGAAATAATGAAAAAATTTGGTTCATAATTTTTATCTTCGTTAACCTGTTGGGAATTCTTGAACTATATTATCTGTATTCTAGAAAATGCTGGCCATTTAAACCAAAACGATAA
- a CDS encoding acyltransferase family protein, whose protein sequence is MAERERAKPQNRLFYLDNLRIYLIILVILHHAALAYGGVGAWFVRDPAVDAISPIFLTIFNVINQSYFMSAFFLLAGYFTPRSLERKGSKQFLKDRVIRLVIPIIIYTTIIQAINGYMIENFVNDANLSIWAIIKWRIEHLVTSYSPGHLWFLQTLLVFAVIYVIYRVLADRSSRKPIQLYPNTFPPNTILFLCIGVLAVFTFAVRLVFPVDVWFLYVQPAHFVHYAFCFFSGVLAYRSDWFRRLSGSQARPWGIMSLVVVPLFLVIVLGGGLENAYKLVGGLNWQAFTYAAWESFLMIGIIVFLLYFFRERLNKTGLVAKSMATNVYTVYIIHATILLALQILILPINIPTIMKFFIVSLIAVPLCFTLSTLIRRIPYARRVLG, encoded by the coding sequence ATGGCCGAGCGAGAAAGGGCGAAACCACAGAATAGACTATTTTACTTAGATAATCTTAGGATTTATTTAATTATTTTAGTGATTTTACATCATGCGGCTCTTGCTTATGGCGGGGTGGGAGCTTGGTTTGTCAGGGACCCTGCAGTTGATGCTATCAGCCCCATTTTCTTAACAATATTCAATGTCATTAATCAAAGCTACTTTATGTCAGCTTTCTTCCTTCTAGCTGGATATTTCACACCTCGATCGTTGGAAAGAAAAGGCTCCAAACAATTCCTGAAAGATCGTGTGATCCGGTTGGTTATCCCCATAATCATTTATACAACCATAATTCAAGCCATTAACGGTTATATGATTGAAAACTTTGTGAATGATGCAAATTTATCGATTTGGGCGATTATAAAATGGCGAATTGAGCATCTTGTAACCTCTTACAGCCCGGGGCATCTTTGGTTCCTACAAACATTACTAGTCTTTGCGGTAATTTATGTAATTTATAGAGTATTAGCTGATCGAAGTTCGAGGAAGCCAATCCAACTCTACCCGAACACATTTCCCCCAAACACTATTCTATTTCTCTGCATTGGAGTTCTAGCAGTTTTTACGTTTGCTGTGCGTTTAGTTTTCCCAGTTGATGTTTGGTTCCTATATGTCCAACCGGCCCACTTTGTCCACTACGCTTTCTGCTTTTTTAGCGGTGTTTTGGCGTATCGGAGCGATTGGTTCCGTCGATTATCAGGATCACAAGCCCGTCCCTGGGGGATTATGTCTCTAGTGGTTGTTCCTCTCTTCCTTGTAATTGTTTTGGGGGGAGGCTTGGAGAACGCATACAAACTTGTGGGAGGACTGAATTGGCAAGCGTTTACTTATGCAGCCTGGGAATCCTTTCTTATGATAGGGATAATCGTCTTTCTTCTTTACTTTTTCCGGGAAAGACTCAATAAGACAGGACTTGTCGCTAAATCAATGGCCACAAACGTTTACACTGTCTACATTATTCATGCAACGATCCTCCTTGCACTTCAAATTTTAATACTGCCTATCAATATCCCTACGATCATGAAGTTCTTCATTGTTTCACTAATCGCCGTACCTCTATGTTTCACGCTTAGCACTCTCATCCGAAGAATTCCATACGCAAGACGAGTCCTTGGATAA
- a CDS encoding polyprenyl synthetase family protein, whose protein sequence is MQSWEKILDEYGQIVEKELTDFLEKEIVESARYHDFIEKLYKELYDYIFRGGKRLASCSTLLVYKGFGKEIDDDIKAISIGIELIRHSILIHDDLVDNDELRRGALTIHEIYSKDKDPRFGNGIAIFSGNLLYSLALKAFRKSGYNLSRISNVTDLFIEGFKEVNESQVLDLLFEYKKPDIDEWYKMASKRAASLFKFSLLIGAILADAPKRDIELLREAAENIGYCFDIQDDIIDTFATEEQYGRKPGGDILKSKKPLHIVYTYMMGDQSQIDILHDSIQKGSLRDLEHIEEIIANCGALDAAKNCSRDHAKIAKKLILSTSINKEAKEFFVSFIEYVEKSLDWYK, encoded by the coding sequence ATGCAAAGTTGGGAAAAAATTCTTGATGAATACGGCCAGATAGTAGAGAAAGAACTGACCGACTTTTTGGAAAAAGAGATAGTTGAATCCGCTAGATACCATGATTTCATTGAGAAGTTGTACAAAGAATTATATGATTATATATTCAGAGGCGGGAAGCGTCTTGCATCCTGTAGTACTCTATTAGTCTATAAAGGATTTGGTAAGGAAATTGATGATGACATTAAAGCTATTAGCATAGGTATTGAGCTAATTAGACATTCTATATTAATTCATGATGATTTAGTTGATAATGATGAGCTAAGACGCGGAGCTTTAACCATACACGAAATCTATTCAAAAGATAAAGATCCTAGATTTGGCAATGGCATAGCGATATTTTCTGGTAATTTACTATATTCGCTAGCTCTTAAAGCATTTAGGAAATCAGGCTATAATCTGAGTAGAATATCCAATGTTACTGATTTATTTATTGAAGGATTTAAAGAGGTTAACGAGAGTCAAGTTTTAGATCTTCTATTCGAGTACAAAAAGCCAGATATTGATGAATGGTACAAAATGGCTTCGAAAAGAGCAGCATCTTTATTCAAATTTTCTTTACTAATAGGCGCCATATTAGCTGATGCCCCAAAAAGAGATATTGAATTATTAAGAGAAGCAGCTGAGAACATAGGTTATTGTTTTGATATTCAAGATGATATCATAGATACATTTGCAACAGAAGAGCAATATGGTAGAAAGCCTGGGGGAGATATCTTGAAGAGTAAGAAACCATTGCATATTGTCTATACTTATATGATGGGGGATCAATCACAAATAGATATCCTCCATGATTCTATTCAAAAAGGTTCATTACGAGACCTCGAACATATCGAAGAAATAATAGCTAATTGTGGAGCATTAGATGCTGCAAAAAATTGCTCCAGAGATCATGCCAAAATAGCTAAAAAATTGATTCTATCTACATCCATAAATAAGGAAGCTAAAGAGTTCTTTGTATCCTTTATAGAATATGTTGAGAAGAGTTTAGATTGGTACAAGTAG